From the Leptotrichia sp. oral taxon 221 genome, one window contains:
- a CDS encoding TlpA disulfide reductase family protein — MKKIVFLISMVALFLIGCEKEFYVDQNPGAKVSAFNLENFDGKKVSSKKLMDNGKKTLFVVAAEWCPHCKVELPEVQKFYDKYKDKVNVVVVFTNSNTDLGKTKDYVKTNEYTFPVFYDKDGSILRGFAVQGFPYNVVISNNKIEKFLEVPVDFDSLVQDLGK, encoded by the coding sequence ATGAAAAAAATAGTATTTTTAATTTCTATGGTTGCATTATTTTTGATAGGATGTGAAAAAGAATTTTATGTAGATCAAAATCCGGGAGCAAAAGTATCGGCATTTAATTTAGAAAATTTTGATGGGAAAAAAGTTAGTAGTAAAAAATTGATGGACAATGGTAAAAAGACTTTATTTGTGGTAGCGGCAGAATGGTGTCCGCATTGTAAAGTAGAGTTGCCAGAAGTGCAAAAATTTTATGATAAATACAAAGATAAAGTAAATGTAGTAGTTGTATTTACTAATTCAAACACTGATTTAGGTAAAACAAAAGATTATGTTAAAACAAATGAATATACATTCCCTGTATTTTATGACAAAGATGGAAGCATTTTAAGAGGATTTGCTGTTCAAGGGTTCCCTTATAATGTAGTAATTTCGAATAATAAAATTGAAAAATTCTTAGAAGTTCCAGTTGATTTTGATTCATTAGTTCAAGATTTAGGGAAATAA